From Littorina saxatilis isolate snail1 unplaced genomic scaffold, US_GU_Lsax_2.0 scaffold_206, whole genome shotgun sequence, a single genomic window includes:
- the LOC138955064 gene encoding mucin-1-like — translation MNAPDQDTSSVNSPRPGHIKRQQPPTRTHQASTAPDQDTSSVNSPRPGHIKRQQPPTRTHQASTAPDQDTSSVNSPRPGHIKRQQPPTRTHQASTAPDQDTSSVNSPRPGHIKRQQPTTRTHQASTAPDQDTSSVNSPRPGHIKRQQPPTRTHQASTAPDQDTSSVNSPRPGHIKRQQPTTRTHQASTAPDQDTSSVNSPRPGHIKRQQPTTRTHQASTAHDQDTSSVNSPRPGHIKRQQPTTRTHQASTAHDQDTSSVNSPRPGHIKRQQPTTRTHQASTAPDQDTSSVNSPRPGHIKRKQPEL, via the exons atgaacg CCCCCGACCAGGACACATCAAGCGTCAACAGCCCACGACCAGGACACATCAAGCGTCAACAGCCCCCGACCAGGACACATCAAGCGTCAACAGCCCCCGACCAGGACACATCAAGCGTCAACAGCCCACGACCAGGACACATCAAGCGTCAACAGCCCCCGACCAGGACACATCAAGCGTCAACAGCCCCCGACCAGGACACATCAAGCGTCAACAGCCCACGACCAGGACACATCAAGCGTCAACAGCCCCCGACCAGGACACATCAAGCGTCAACAGCCCCCGACCAGGACACATCAAGCGTCAACAGCCCCCGACCAGGACACATCAAGCGTCAACAGCCCACGACCAGGACACATCAAGCGTCAACAGCCCCCGACCAGGACACATCAAGCGTCAACAGCCCCCGACCAGGACACATCAAGCGTCAACAGCCCCCGACCAGGACACATCAAGCGTCAACAGCCCCCGACCAGGACACATCAAGCGTCAACAGCCCCCGACCAGGACACATCAAGCGTCAACAGCCCACGACCAGGACACATCAAGCGTCAACAGCCCCCGACCAGGACACATCAAGCGTCAACAGCCCACGACCAGGACACATCAAGCGTCAACAGCCCACGACCAGGACACATCAAGCGTCAACAGCCCACGACCAGGACACATCAAGCGTCAACAGCCCCCGACCAGGACACATCAAGCGTCAACAGCCCACGACCAGGACACATCAAGCGTCAACAGCCCACGACCAGGACACATCAAGCGTCAACAGCCCACGACCAGGACACATCAAGCGTCAACAGCCCACGACCAGGACACATCAAGCGTCAACAGCCCCCGACCAGGACACATCAAGCGTCAACAGCCCACGACCAGGACACATCAAGCGTAAACAGCCTGAATTATGA